CGCGGCAATACGCGAACGCTTGAGGCTCAGCTGAAAATCGACATCGATGAAGACAAGGCAACGGCGCTCGGCGTCGACCTGTCCGATATCGACAGTCTGGTCACCACCGTCTTTGCCGGATCCAACGTCAACGACTTTCTCTATGAAGGTGAGATCAAGCCGGTCTACGTTCAGGCCGATGCGCCCTATCGCATGCAGCCGGAAGATATCGATCTATGGTGGGCAAAAAACGGTGATGGCGAGATGGTGCCCTTCTCGGCCTTTGCCACGACCGAATGGGTTCAGGGCTCACCCTCGCTCGCCCGCTTCAACGGCACGGCGGCGATCGCGATCGACGGATCGGCCGTCACCGGCAAGAGCTCCGGCGACGCAATGGCGGAAGCCGAACGGCTCGTCACCGGGCTTGACGGCGGCTATACCGCATCATGGTCCGGGCTTTCCTACCAGGAACGCCTGGCGGGCTCACAGGAAACACTGCTTTATGCCATCTCGCTGGTGGTCGTCTTCCTGTGCCTGGCCGCGCTTTATGAAAGTTGGTCGATACCTTTCGCTGTCATCCTCGCCGTGCCTGTAGGCATCTTCGGGGCCCTCCTCTTCGCCAGCGGTTTCGGGCAGGAGAACGACGTCTACTTCAAGGTCGGCCTGCTGATGACCATGGGTCTCACCGCCAAGAACGCGATCCTGATTGTCGAGTTCGCGCGTGATCTCACGCGGCAGGGCAAAAGCGTGCTGGAAGCCGTGACGGAGGCATCGCGCATGCGACTGCGTCCGATCGTCATGACCTCCCTCGCCTTCATTCTGGGCGTCCTCCCTCTGGCCTTCGCCACCGGCGCTGGCTCAGCGGCGCAGAATGCGATCGGGATCGGGGTGGTCGGTGGCATGATCGCAGCGACATTGCTCGGTATCTTCTTTGTACCGATGTTCTTCGCTGCGATTTTCGGGCTCACAAACCGGCGGTGACGAAAAGCCGACTGTCCAGTTCTTTAACCTATCCGGGAGGCAGAGCGATCCACCTATGACGAGGTAATTCCATCTGTTCAGTAAGCGACAAGCTGAGGCCATTTAGGCGTGGTAATTTCACGGCATGACCGCGTCGATTAGCCAGCCGTTTACGATGCGCTCGAGAGTGAGATCGGCGGTGCAAAAGTCGGCCACGGAAGCGGCGGAATAATTCGGCCGCGGGCGGAGTAAATCCGCCGGTCCAATAAAGGGGCGCAACGTGCTAACCCGCAGACACTCAAATTGAACGAGGGACGCACAGGGTGCAGGTCACCACGTCCAGTTCCCCGCGCTCCTTTGCAGTGGGACGAGACGCTGGATCGAACACGATCTCTTTGAGCAATTTGAGCGCGACCACACGATCAGCGATAAGGTTGGACGCGGCTATAATGTTCGCAAGCTCGGTCTTGTCAGTGCGGCATGAGCTACCAGTTTATACATATACAGACATACGGTGACAGCGTTCGAAGCGTGGGGCAGAACGAAAACCACGTAAACAGTGCACAGCAGGTGTTCGGCGAGGCGATGCGTCTGCCGGAATACTCGCGGCACGTCGACAAACCGCTTCCAGCACATTTCGTGGGTGGCACACACACAGTGGAGGAGCTCGATCGGAGACGGAGCGAACTACTACTGTCAATCCGCGAAGAGGTTGCGTCCAAGTCAGGGAGAACATATGAGCGCCGCCTGAGGAAGGACGCTCAAACTCTCTATACGGAAATTCACTCTCACCCCATGAAGTGCTCGGTGCTCCAGGAAAACTACGCGCAAAATCGGCATGTAATTAACCAATGGCTTGCATTATTGCTCAGGGACTTCGAAAACCGTATGCCGTCTGGCATCGAGTGGAGCGCGGTCCTGCACCGTGACGAAGAGTATGTCCACGCACATATCTTGGCCATCAATGCAGACGACCCGAAGCTCAATGCGGCCAGCCTGCATTCGACGTGAACTACTCCTACAATCCGAGCGGCGACTGGACCGGTCAACATCAAATGAGCCTGAACGGCAAACGCGACGGCTTCGCTATGGACGACCTGCTGGCCTTCGCGGAAACCGCATCGATCAAGCCAGCCAAAGCAAAGACACTCATTTCCAATTTCAGCGAGGTTGTTGCGAACTGGCCGCAATATGCGCTGGACGCAGGGGTTGATGACGAGACAACACGAAGGATTGGAAACGCCCACCGAAAAATGCCGTGACCGTTCAGGAGTGTCATGGGTCGAGTGTCACTTCAACCAACGTCATCGATGCGATGAACCCTATTTCACAGTTAGCTCCGCTCTCGGGTGTCCGTCTTTTCAACGTGGACGGCCTGTGCGACATAAATTCAAGAGGAATTGGCTCGGCAACAAGAGAGTCTTTTTCTTCTTTTTATCGTTTTCACAACTGGCTTTGATTGCATGGCCTACAGATATATCTTTCATAAGACTGAGGAGTACCAGAGACAACGAAAGAGCACTTCCGGTCTAGACGTTCGTTAGCGGACATAGTCTTATGGTGCAAAACAAGAGAATTCTGAGCGGGTTGGCTGGCTTCATCCGGCGAGTAGAATGGGGCAACGTGGAGACAAGGGAGAGCAAGACAACGTTGCTCGCGCGTGCTCGCGTCACCGCGAAAGAACTGGCCATTTCCGCCACCTTGCCACTGGCCCGGGCCGACGCGTGCCTCGACTTGCTCGATGAGCTCGGGGCGGACAGTCGGATCGAGGGCCTCCGTCGCGCGCTGCACGCGTTGCCGGTCGAGGAGCGACACTACTGGATAGGAAGCCTCTACACCCTCATGCTGCCGAGCAAGGTGCGACGGTCGCAGGCAACGTACTTCACGCCGCCGGCAGTTGCAGATGCCGTTGTAGACCTCGCCATTGAAGCCGGTTTCAATCTGTCAAACGACGACGTACTTGACCCAGCCGCCGGCGGGGCCGCTTTCCTTTCTACGATAGCAGGCCGAATGGCATCTGCGGGTCTCGTCGCCAAGGACGTCGCCTATCGTCTGAACGGCATTGAGATCGACGCGGGCCTAGCTACGCTGTCTCGCAGGCTGATAGCGAATCGGCTCGGGGCGCCCCTACCCCGTGACATCATCGTCGTTGGAGATGCGCTCAAGGCGGAGATCCCGGCAGCTTACGGCCTCGTGATCGCCAATCCGCCTTATGGGCGAATGTCGATCGAGGACGTGCGCGGAAGAGCCTGGCGGCATGTAGCCCACAGCGGACACATCAACAAGTATGCCCTCTTCGCCGAACTTTGCATTCGGCATGCGAAGCCTGGCGGTGTCGTTGCGCTCGTCATTCCCTCGAGCTTCCGGGCCGGTCCACTATACGATCGCATGCGAAGCTTTATCCGGTCGCGCGGCGAAGTCCTCACGATCGGTTCAATCGCCGGTCGGGATGGGGTTTTCCTGGACGTTGCCCAGGACATTAGTGTGCTGGTCGTCCGCAAGGGAAAGCCGCATCGTTCGGATGCCAAGGTGCGCTTTCCGATCATCGGCGTGGCGCGCCCCCCGGCGCCGATCGTCGAGCAGGTATTGCCGCCAAAACCGGGGAACGCCTGGCCTCTTCCGGCAATCGATCCTGAGACGGTTGGCGGTGCGACTCTTGCAGACTACGGCGTTACTGCAAGGGCAGGATATTTTGTCTGGAACCGCGAGCGCACCCGGCTCGTGCCAAAGCTAGGTCTCCGGCAGGGTTATCCGTTGATCTGGGCTAAGAACGTGCGGTCGGGAGAATTCTGCCGTCCGTCCGGCAAGAAGGGCACGAAGATCGATTTCGTAACGTTCGCCGAAGACAGCCCAGCTGTGATCCGCTCATCAGCGGCTGTCATGCAGCGCACCACGAACGACAAGCAGCCGCGACGGCTCATCGCGGCGATGGTCGATCCCGACGTCGTGGCCCGCTGGGGCGGTTTCGTCACCGAGAATCACACAATCGTTCTCACTTCCGAGGATCCCGATTGCCTCACCCTTGCCGTGTCTCTGCTCAACACGATTGCGGTTGATCAGCGATACCGACGGGTGTCTGGAACGGCCGCCGTTTCGGTCACGCTGCTGCGCCAGCTCGACCTACCCTTCAACAACCGCAATCCTCGCAGACAGGGCACCTTCTCCCAACTGCCACACCAAATGCCGCGTTAGCGGCTTCGTTCAATCCCAAAATCGACTCTGCGTTCATAGAAAGTGCTCTAGGTATCGACTGCAGCTGCGTCCTAAAGCGCAGCCGACTGCAAGCGCGGCACCGGGGAAGGAGGTGTGACAAGCCGACGACCCCATGGGCAGGCAAAAGATCGAAACGATCCGGATCGGGAAAAACCAGATAGCAATTGCAAGCACTCGAGCTCTACACACAGATGTGGACCCGCTTCGCTGATCACCATCCCGGCCAGTGGCTTCTGTGAAATGCAGCAATTACAGGCCTGACAGCAGACCGTACTCGATGACCAAGCCCAGAAGTCAGAGGCCCTTGGACAATGGGCGGCAACGACAGAAGTTGCTATGTTTCCGCGTCACGACGTCCATTGGCTTCACCAACATCAATCCGGTTTCCATCGCGATCGGCGAAAACGAATGCCCTGAGCCCGTAATCCTTGTCCTGAATTCGTTTGATGATCCTTAGATCGTGTTTTTGACAAAGCTTGTAAGCGGCGTCGGCATCGGACACGAGAAGGTGGGCAACATTAAAGTGCGCAGCTACGTGACCCTTCTGAAGTGTCAAATGCAGTTCCGCATCGTCTTTTTTGAGAATCATGAACCCGACCGGGTCGCCATTCGCGAAGATTTTTTCAAAGCCAAACAACGCGTTATAGAGGCGATAGGAGGTCTCGATGTCGTTAACTCCCAGAGTGGGAGCAATGCGGCCCAGTCGAATACGTGCGGAGTTTTCTGTGATCATGGCAATACCCTTTCAGAATTTACAGCGATGTGATCGGGCCGGTCGATGCCGGTGGGCCGGTACATGTATCGCGAAATAGGGCAGTGCCTGACACTTTGGTTACAACACTAGGAAGACTAGATCAATACGCTTCCATTTGGCTGTCGGCTGGTTCAGACGTGAACATCTGGTTTGTCTAGCAACTGTATCTGTCAGGTGGCCGGCGCGGCCCATTTCCGACGGCTTTTGCATAGCGCGTTTGCGATGGTGACGAGCTTTCTGGCCACGGCGGGGGAACGTCAAGTTGTTGCCCGGCCAGCTGACTGAACGACTTCCGGCTGATGCCGGTAGGATCGGCGATATGCTGTTCCAGGTACTGAAGTCGATGTTTTCCGTGGTGTCGTCGTCAGCCGCGGGGCCATTCGTCTCTGGGTGAACCGGTTCGGCCCCAGTTCGCGGCTTGCATCCGGCGCGATCGAACCCAGCCGGTCGACAAGTGGCATATGGATGAGGTCATCGTCCGTGAGACCGCATGTCGTTTTTAGCGGTCCGGCCCTGCCGGATCAGTCTGTATGCTGATCGCAGGGCGGCGGATGCCGTCCGTTTACGATGGAGGAAGACATGGGGAAGGCCCATGGAACGATCAACGGCGTACAACACTGGCAGTGGCGGGCCATCGATGCCAACGGCGACGTTTTTGATGTTCTCATTCAGCCCCGCCGCAACGCCAAAGCCGTAAAGTGTTTCTTCGCTCGCTTGGTTGCCGCGTATGACGATCTGCTTGTCGTGATCACCGACAAACTCCGCAGTTATACAAAGCCGATCCGGCTCTGTTGCATATTCATATGTGGGTTGGCATGTTTGGGTTGGTTTTCAGTGCTAGGATCAAGCTATGAACGATTTCAAAGGGAGGCATTTTTCTGGTGAAGTCGTGCTTTGGGCTGTTCGCTGGTACTGCCGGTATGGCCTCAGCTATCGTGATCTGGAAACCATGATGGCGGAGCGCGGTGTGCGTGTCGATCATTCGACCATTTACCGCTGGGTACAATGCTACGCCCCCGAAATGGAGCGGTGGATGCGTTGGCAGTGGCGGCGGCCGATGTCGGATAGCTGGCGCGTTGACGAAACCTACATCAAGTTGCGCGGCAAGTGGACGTATCTGTACCGGGCGGTCGATAAATTAGGCCCCTCCTTCGTTCAACCAAAAGTTCTTGCGAAATAGACCACCGACAGCAAAACACCGAAGCCTATGACGCAGCCGCGCAGAACCTTCTGGTTCACCCTTTTTGCAAAACGGCCGCCAAAGTATCCGCCGACTGTACTGCCCAGCATCATTGTTAACGCTTCCGGCCATGCGACCAGACCGCCGATCCCGAAGACAAGAATGCTCAGGATCGTGAAGCTGGTTGCAAGCAGGTTCTTGATGCTGTTGGCGACATGAAAGTCGGTGAAGCCCATGATCTGAGCGATGGCCAGAAGAATGATGCCAAGCCCGGCCCCGAAGTAGCCGCCATAGACCGACACTGTGAACAGCGCGGCATAGATCATACCGCGTCCCCGGGCATCGCCGGAGATCGACAGCAGCCGCTTCCGCAAGGTCTCGCCAAAGGCGAAAAGAGCCGTCGCGAGCATGATCAGGAACGGGATCAGGGTCACGAAGAAGTCCGGGTCGGAGACCAGAAGTAGCAGCGAGCCAGTGATTGCACCTAGGCCGGAGACGACCAGCAGGGGCACGAGCCCGGCGCCGACACTGCGCAATTCGTCCCGGTAGGCCGGCAGCGCGGCCGCATTCGATGGCAGCAGTGCAAGGTAGTTGGTCGCGTTTGCCACAACCGGCGGCAGTCCGGCCGCCATCAGCGCCGGAAATGTGAACAGCGTCGCACCGCCTGCAACCGCGTTCCAGGCCCCGCCAAAAAGCCCGGCGCCAAGCATTAACACGATCTGTATTGGGTCCATTCCCCGCTCCTTTCGCCAATCTGGCATCAGCTTATGGGTCCGATTGCATGATTGAAAATGAAGAGATACGATTAACCCCATGAATGATTTCGAACGCCTACCCATAGACAGCGATCTGCTGAGGACATTTCTGACAATCGCCAAGTGCGGAAACCTGACAGTGGCCGCCGGCCGGCTCAACCGCACGCAGTCGGCCATCAGCGTGCAGCTGCGCAAGCTTGAGACCGGGCTTGGGGTCACCTTGTTCACTCGAACGTCCAAAGGGATGGCGCTGACCGCTGCCGGAGAAAAACTGCTGCCGAAGGCCAGTTCGATCCTGGCCGACATCAGGCAGGCGAGTGCACTTTTCACCAACCCGCTGAGCGGCTCCATTCGTGTCGGGATTCCGGACGATTTTGACGAATTCGTGCTGGAACGGGCGCTGACAGGCTTTGCGCGGGCGCATCCAGGTGTCGAAGTTCAGGCAACCTCGGGCTGTACATCACGGTATCCTTTCGCAGTCGCCGACGGGGCATTGGATATTGCCGTTTGCTCTGGCCTTAATAACCGGCACGGCGTCACGCTTGGCCTTGAAATCGCGGTTTGGGCTGCTCGGAAAGACGCACGGATTATCGGGGCAAATCCCGTGCCCCTGGCGATTCTGGACCGAAACTGCTGGTGGCGGGATCTGCCGGCACGATCACTGGAGGCAGTGGGGCGAGAGTATTCGGTTGCCTTCCGCAGCAGCAGTTTCGCAAGTCTCAGGGCCGTGATCCGGGCAGGATTTGCCATCGGTGTTGTTCCGATCTCCTGCGTGGACGAGTGTACCGTGATCCTGTCGGATGCCGACGGCTTTCCCGGCCTGCCCACGTTCCGACGTTCGATCCTGATTGCTGCCGATGCGCCGGAAAATCTGACGGGCGCAATGGCCGAGGCGATCAGGAATGCGCGAAATGAGCAACTTGAATCGCCCCGGGTCTGTCGAAGACCGTTGACCTAATGGGATGCTCCTTCTTCCCACCTCGAACGCGGCTATCGTCGCGGGCGGATGATGGAAGAAGGAGCATCCCATTAGGTCAACGTCAACTTAAGTTAGGCTGACGGTTATAACAAAAAGCAAAATGGAAAATCGCTGCTCTCCAGAGGTCCGCGCCCGCGCGGTCAGAATGGTGCTTGAGCATCAAGGCTCATACGAAACGCAGGCGATCGCGGCCATTGTACCCAAGATTGGCTGTATTCCCCGGACCTTGAGCGGGTGGGTCAAGCATGGCGAGAGGTGTTGATTTCCACCCAGAAGTGATGGGTGGAGATCAATAATCACCGAAGGGAAAGTCCTTTCTTACAGTTGTTCGACAGGTTCTTTGAAATGTAGAGGCGTCCTTGGGGACTGCAGAACGGAGAAATCTTGCGGAGGACCGACTTCAGTTTAGTGTTACTGAACTGTTCGCGTGAAGATTTCTTTCTACATTTCTGCTTCCGCAGTCAATTGGGTCTTTCTCACCGTCTGGCAACCACCAGGCAATCTATCGCCACGCGTTGCCCAACCTGTCTTTTTTGCCGCTTCGCTTTCAGGATATCCAGCCTGTCGTCGATTGCCTGCGCGATCTTCTCGGGACCGTATAGCAAATCAGGTCTCTGCGGGCCGCCAAAACCTTCCATAGGATTGGTTTCATCATGAGCTAGCAGGATAAACGTCCCTCCCGTTCTCACAGCTTGCGTTGCAGATGTCACAACCGATTCCATGTCGTGCCAGGGAAGATGTAGGTACATCATGATAACAAGGTCGTAGCCGCCTGTTTCTGGCATGTAAGTGGTAACATCCGCAGTTTCGAAACTCATACGGTCTGCCATCCCCCTGTCCCCAGCAAACCCTCGGGCCTTTTCCAGAGCCACTGAAGAAAAATCCACCGCCGTCACCGCCCAGCCTTGCTGCGCAAGCCAAAGCGCATTCCGGCCCTCGCCAGCTGCAATGTCAAGCGCCCGCCCGGACGCTAGATGCGCAGCATGTTCGACAAGGGCAGCACTTGGTTCCGACTTCCAAATCAAATCTTTGCGGTCGTACCGGAGATTCCACTCGGCTTCGGTCAGGGTCGGTTGACGCATGTTTTTCATCCAATCATTCAGCTTCATTGACAGGCAGCCAGCGGTGTTGCGGCGCCTGCCTAGCCTATTGGCAGATAGAAAAGTGCGGAAGACGCACGAAGATCATGATTTACATGCACCAGACGCCTTCCCTCAACGGCAAGACGCAGTTATGTGAGACGCTATGAAAAGCCCCGATCTGAGCCTGCTGGTCGCGCTACAGGTTCTCCTTGAAACGCAGAGCGTTGCTGAATCTGCCCGACGGCTTGAGCTAAGCCCGTCGGCAATGAGCCGCACCCTCAGTCGCCTTAGGGAGACAACGGGTGATCCCTTGCTTGTGCGCTTGGGCCGGGGCTTCGTTCCAACCCCCAGGGCCGAAGACATCATGACCCGGATCGCTCCGCTTGTGCAGGATGCGACGGCATTGCTGAATCCGCAAGAAGTCGGTGACGTTCACACCCTCGAACGGATTTTTGTTCTAAGCACTGCCGATGGATTTGTAGAGAATTTCGGACCACAGCTGAATGCGAAGATCCGACAAACGGCCCCGAAAGTCGTGCTTCACTTCGTACAGAAGACCGAGACCGGGGCGCGATGCCTTCAAGATGGCGGGATCGATCTAGAGACTGGCGTTATTGGTGGCAACACCCCGCCCGACCTGCGCACCCGATCACTGTTTAATGATCGGTTCATCGCTACCGTGCGCGAAGGGCATCCACTTTGTCAGGGTAACTTGACGCCAGATCGATTTACCGCATTCGATCACGTCGAAGTCCACAAGCATCTGCCGAAAGGCGTCCGCCACGCCGGGACAATTGACGACAGACTGAACGAGCTGGGCTTGCAGCGCAACATTGTCATGGTGGTTGGCGGCTTTGCCACCGCACTCTCGATGGCGCGGCAGTCAGATCTGGTGGCGACAGTACCCGAACAGCACACAAACAACCTGCGGGCGGGTCTGGTCGCACTTGAACTGCCGTTCGAGCCAGTTAGCGTCACGATTTCAATGCTTTGGCACCCGCGCATGGATGCCGACCCCGCGCATCAGTGGCTTCGGGGCCAGGTCTGTGCCCTTTGCTCGGCGTGATCCTCTGGCCCATTCGGGCAACCCCTGCACCAAACGCATGGCTCACGTGCAAGCCGTGCAGCTTCCTCCCGGCCACAAAAGATGACAAAAACAATCTGGAATAACGGTCAACTTCGGCCTTTCGTCATCAAATCGGGGCGCAGGCGTCTAGCGAAGCCATAGCGCGGTCGAAGGCCGTGCCTCGTACATCGGAACCCGACACGAAGGAGAATGTGTCATGATCTTTGTGCGTCTGTTGGGATGGGTCTTCGTCATGTTGCTGCCCGGCGGCCTGGTCGCGGCGGATGAACCGACCCGCGCCGTGATCGCCGACGATCGAGCTGAATGGGGCCAGCCAGCCCCTTACCTCCACCAAATGAGCGGCCCGGGATATGTCTGGATGACCTTTCTTTTCGACACGCTGATCGGGCAAGACGATACCGGCGCGCCGGTGTCGGCTCTGGCCACAGATTGGTCGGTTTCACCGGACGGGCTTATCTATCAGGTCAATTTGAACAGCCAGGCTCTTTGGCACGATGGCGAAACCGTGACAACGGCTGACGTTGTCTTCACCTTCGATTATGTGCAGCGCCATCCCCATCCGTTCGTGTCGCTGGCAGACGTTTCCAGTGTCAGCGCGTCCGCCGATACCGTGCGTATCACCCTGTCCCGTCCGGATCCCGGATTTCTGTCGGATGTCCTGATGTCTCTGCCCATCCTGCCAGAGCACATCTATTCCGGCATTGCCAATCCACGCGATTTCGTCGACGCCACTGCTCTGACGGGCAGCGGCCCCTTCATGCTGACCAGTTCGGATCGGGCCCAAGGCAGATACACCCTGACGGCAGCCCCGAAATATTATGGAAAGGCTCCGAAATTTGACGAGATTGTTTTTGTCAGGATGGCCGGCGAAGCGGCTCTGAATGCGATGGCCGAGGGGTGGGTGGATGTCTTTACCTACCTGCCCTGGCACTTGACCGAACGCGCCCGGTCTCTGGGAATCGCGCTTGAAACCGCGCCAAGCAATCACCCGGTTCGCATCGTATTCAATCACGCCGGGCTGTTTGGCGACCTGGCCGCACGCCAGGCCCTGGCATATAGTCTGGACCGCAATGCGCTGGCCAGAGTCGCCTATGTCGGCGGAGCCGAAAAGGCGCAGGTCGGATATTTCCAACAGGGCACTGCATGGTTCGACGCGGGCGCGCAACTTGACTATGACATTGATCCGCAGCGCGCAGTCGCGCTGTTTGCGGCCGCCGGGCTGACCCGAACCAAAGACGGCTTGCGCAGTTCGTCCGGGGACGACCTGCGCCTGCGGCTGATCACCGATGGGCGCCAGGAACGGGTGGCAATCGTCTTGTCAGAGCACTTGGAGACCATCGGTTTCGACGTGGACCTGCGCGTTCTGGAACGTGGCGCCCTGCAGGCCGCCGCCGCCGGAGATGACTTTGACCTGGCTTTGCTGACAACCAGCACGATCGGCGATCCCGGCGACCTGGCCTCCAAGATCTTCGGCGATGACTGGCGCAGTGACGGCTATCCGCAGGATGATCGCCTGCAAGAGGTCATCAGAGCGCAGGCCACCGAAACCGACCCGATCGCCCGAGCTGCGCTTCTGGCCGAATTCCAACGGCTGTATTCCGAACAGTTGCCATCGCTGATGCTGGTCAATCCCACCTGGGTTACGCCGCATAGTGACCGCATCGCGCCCAGGTTCTTTCCCGATGGTATCGCAATGGGCATTCCGGTGTCGCTGCACAAACCCGCCTTCACCCGCTGATCCCGGACATGCGGCTGTTTCACGGTACCTTCGCAAAGCTCCTGATCGCGAGATTTCTGCAGCGCATTCTCGTCTTCATGGCTCTGCTTGTGCTCATGTCACTTCTTCCCCGGCTTTTGCCGGGGGATGCAATGTCACTCCTGCTGGAAAGCCCTGCGTCATTTTCGCTGAAGCAGGCGGAAATCCGGACGCTTGAAAGGCAATTCGGCCTGTACACCAGCTTACCCGCGTCTGTGTGGGGCGACATTACGTCGATACTTGGCGGTGATCTTGGTGTCTCGCGCCTTTACGGTCGCCCCGTCACCGAGGTTATCGCGGCGTCGTTTCCCTGGACTGCCCTGTTGATACTTGGTGCGATTCCGCTGTTTCTGGTCACCGGTGTCGGCCTTGCGATCGAAGGCGGACGAAAACCGGGCAGCCGACCGGATCGGTTTCTGACGGTTGTGATGACCGTCCTTGCGGCTCTGCCCCCATTTGCGGCAGCATCAGTACTTGTGCTGTTCTTCGCGGTGGCGTTTCCCATATTACCGGCCTCGGGAGCAGGGTCGTTGATTCCACCCGATGACGCCATTCAACGCGGTCTCGACATCGCCCGTCACGCAATCCTGCCGGTCATCGCATTGGCCCTGCACGAGGTGACGCGGTATTTCTTTGTTCTGCGCGCTGACATGCAGCTTCTGACCCGGCAACCTTTCGTTCAATCGGCGCTGATACGCGGCGTTTCAGGGCTGCGGGAACGCCGGGATTACTATCTGCGAAATCTGATGGCGGCGATCGTCGCAAGGCTCGGGCATTCGATTTCAACCCTGTTTTCAGCGGTGCTGTTCGTTGAGGTGACATTCTCTTATCCCGGCATCGGCCTTGTTGCCTATCAGGCGATCTTGGACCGAGACTATGTATTGCTGGAAGGCACCGTTGCCGTCATCGCGGTGATCGTTCTTCTGTTGAACTGGGTGCTGGATGTCGCGTCCTTCGCGCTGGCCCGGACCGTGCAATGACGATGACAGACAGCGCCCTGATCAAAGCCCCCCGGAAAACCGTGATCGTCACCCTTGCCGCGATCGCGTTGATTACGGTTGCGATCGTTCCGCCCGACTATGCAACCTCGGAACACAGCCTGATGCCTCCGGGTATCGGGTACCTGCTGGGCACGAACGACCTGGGCCAGTCCGTTCTGGCCGGTCTTGTCCGGGCTGCGCCCATGTCAATTGCCATTTCGCTTGCAGCAGGGGGCGGCGCCACGGGACTGGCTGTCTGCGCCGCAGGTCTGATAGCACTGGCCGGGCGCCGCAGCGGTCAAGGCTTGCTTGGTCTGATTGATCTGCTTCAGATCGTGCCCTCGGTTCTGATCCTTCTTCTGATCGCCAGCTGGTATCAGCCCGATTTCCTTGGCATCGTCATCGTTCTGATCTTCACCACCTGGCACGACGACGTGCGCGTGCTTCGTGCGTTGATGGAACGCGAGAACAATCGAGACAGCACCCGAATGGCGCGGCAGATGGGCGCAAGCCAGGTCTGGTGCCTGCGGTATCACATCGTTCCCGGCCTGCGCGGCCCACTGAAGGCTCTTTATGCGCAGAATTGTCTTCAGGCCGGGATGAGAGCCGCGGGGCTGGGGTTTCTGGGCCTGACCGATCCCCGGCTTCTGACCTGGGGCCGAATGATGAATGACGGTCTTGATTATCTGCACGGGGTGGCCGCGTTCTGGCTGTTATTGCCGCCGCTCGGGATGATGTCGATCTTTTTCTTTGGCCTGTTCACGATGGGTGGACCCCCGGAAACCGGTCTGCTATCCGACCTGCAACCGGAGATTGCGGATGATTGACATACGCGGGCTTGGCCTGTCCTTTGGCCACCAGACCATCTTCGACGGTCTCGATCTGTACGTCAGGCAAGGCGAAACAGTCGCATTGATTGGGCCGTCGGGTGCAGGGAAAAGCACCCTCGTGAACCTGCTGGTGGGTCAGGGGATCCTCACGGTCGGACAAAAACCCCGGCAGGGTCTCAGTAGCCGGCGGCCTGTCTCAGGGCGCATTCACGTTGCTGGGGTGGACATGATGTCGGCGCTGCCCCGTAGCCTGCAACAGCTCCGGCGCACAGTCGTATCGGTTGTCCCGCAAAGGCTGGGCGGATCCCTGAATCCCCATCTGACCCTGCGTCAGCATCTGGGTGAAGCCGCATGGCTGGCTGGTTTCGATGCAAGAGAAATTGAACCGATTGC
This DNA window, taken from Martelella sp. NC20, encodes the following:
- a CDS encoding ABC transporter substrate-binding protein — protein: MIFVRLLGWVFVMLLPGGLVAADEPTRAVIADDRAEWGQPAPYLHQMSGPGYVWMTFLFDTLIGQDDTGAPVSALATDWSVSPDGLIYQVNLNSQALWHDGETVTTADVVFTFDYVQRHPHPFVSLADVSSVSASADTVRITLSRPDPGFLSDVLMSLPILPEHIYSGIANPRDFVDATALTGSGPFMLTSSDRAQGRYTLTAAPKYYGKAPKFDEIVFVRMAGEAALNAMAEGWVDVFTYLPWHLTERARSLGIALETAPSNHPVRIVFNHAGLFGDLAARQALAYSLDRNALARVAYVGGAEKAQVGYFQQGTAWFDAGAQLDYDIDPQRAVALFAAAGLTRTKDGLRSSSGDDLRLRLITDGRQERVAIVLSEHLETIGFDVDLRVLERGALQAAAAGDDFDLALLTTSTIGDPGDLASKIFGDDWRSDGYPQDDRLQEVIRAQATETDPIARAALLAEFQRLYSEQLPSLMLVNPTWVTPHSDRIAPRFFPDGIAMGIPVSLHKPAFTR
- a CDS encoding ABC transporter permease, which translates into the protein MRLFHGTFAKLLIARFLQRILVFMALLVLMSLLPRLLPGDAMSLLLESPASFSLKQAEIRTLERQFGLYTSLPASVWGDITSILGGDLGVSRLYGRPVTEVIAASFPWTALLILGAIPLFLVTGVGLAIEGGRKPGSRPDRFLTVVMTVLAALPPFAAASVLVLFFAVAFPILPASGAGSLIPPDDAIQRGLDIARHAILPVIALALHEVTRYFFVLRADMQLLTRQPFVQSALIRGVSGLRERRDYYLRNLMAAIVARLGHSISTLFSAVLFVEVTFSYPGIGLVAYQAILDRDYVLLEGTVAVIAVIVLLLNWVLDVASFALARTVQ
- a CDS encoding ABC transporter permease, producing the protein MTMTDSALIKAPRKTVIVTLAAIALITVAIVPPDYATSEHSLMPPGIGYLLGTNDLGQSVLAGLVRAAPMSIAISLAAGGGATGLAVCAAGLIALAGRRSGQGLLGLIDLLQIVPSVLILLLIASWYQPDFLGIVIVLIFTTWHDDVRVLRALMERENNRDSTRMARQMGASQVWCLRYHIVPGLRGPLKALYAQNCLQAGMRAAGLGFLGLTDPRLLTWGRMMNDGLDYLHGVAAFWLLLPPLGMMSIFFFGLFTMGGPPETGLLSDLQPEIADD